One genomic segment of Gadus chalcogrammus isolate NIFS_2021 chromosome 3, NIFS_Gcha_1.0, whole genome shotgun sequence includes these proteins:
- the sec23b gene encoding protein transport protein Sec23B, translating into MTTYQEFIQQNEDRDGVRFSWNLWPSSRLEATRLVVPVSCLFTPLKERPDLPPVQYEPVMCGRANCKAVLNPLCQVDFRAKIWACNFCFQRNPFPPSYAGISDVNQPAELMPQFSTIEYVVQRGPVSPLIFLYVVDTCLEEEDLQALRESLQMSLSLLPPNALVGLITFGRMVQVHELSCEGIAKSYVFRGTKELSSKQIQEMLGLMKPAVSGQQGRPAAPQDPSATCRFLQPVHRVDMNLTDLLGELQRDPWPVPQGKRPLRSTGVALSVAVGLLEGAFPNTGARVMLFTGGPPTQGPGMVVGDELKTPIRSWHDIQKDNARHLKKSSKYYDTLANRTAVNGHSIDIYACALDQTGLLEMKCLSNLTGGHIVMGDSFNTSLFKQTFQRVFSKDYSGEFRMAFGGTMEVKTSRELKVCGAIGPCVSLGAKGPSVSENEMGVGGTSQWKVCSLNPSTTLAMFFEVVSQHNAPVPQGGRGAIQFVTQYQHSSTQRRIRVTTVARNWADAQSQIQHIESSFDQEASAVIMARLGVFRAESEEGPDVLRWLDRQLIRLCQKFGQFNKDDPTSFKLSESLSLYPQFMFHLRRSPFLQVFNNSPDESSYYRHHFVRQDLTQSLIMVQPMLYSYSFHGPPEPVLLDSSSILPDRILLMDTFFQLVIYHGETIAQWRKAGYQEMAEYENFKQLLQAPLDDAQEILQTRFPMPRYVDTEHGGSQARFLLSKVNPSQTHNNSNGWTQEPGAPILTDDVSLQVFMDHLKKLAVSSST; encoded by the exons ATGACGACCTACCAGGAGTTCATCCAGCAGAATGAGGACCGGGACGGGGTGCGCTTCAGCTGGAACCTGTGGCCCTCCAGCCGCCTGGAGGCCACCCGGCTGGTGGTCCCGGTGTCCTGCCTCTTCACGCCCCTCAAGGAGCGCCCTGACCTGCCTCCCGTCCAGTACGAGCCCGTCATGTGCGGCCGGGCCAACTGCAAGGCGGTGCTGAACCCGCTGTG TCAAGTCGACTTCAGAGCTAAAATATGGGCGTGCAACTTCTGCTTCCAAAGGAACCCA TTCCCGCCCTCTTACGCTGGGATCTCCGATGTCAACCAACCAGCCGAGCTCATGCCCCAGTTCTCCACCATCGAGTACGTCGTACAG cgcGGGCCGGTGTCCCCTCTGATCTTCCTGTACGTGGTGgacacctgcctggaggaggaggacctccaGGCGCTCCGGGAGTCGCTGCAGATGTCCCTCTCCCTGCTGCCGCCCAACGCCCTGGTGGGGCTCATCACCTTCGGCCGCATGGTGCAGGTGCACGAGCTGAGCTGCGAGGGCATCGCCAAGAGCTACGTGTTCCGCGGCACCAAGGAGCTGTCCTCCAAGCAGATCCAG gaGATGTTGGGTCTGATGAAGCCGGCGGTCTCGGGCCAGCAGGGCCGACCTGCTGCCCCCCAGGACCCCTCAGCCACCTGCAG GTTCCTCCAGCCCGTGCACCGCGTGGACATGAACCTCACCGACCTGCTGGGGGAGCTCCAGAGGGACCCCTGGCCCGTCCCCCAGGGCAAGAGGCCCCTGCGGTCCACCGGCGTGGCACTGTCCGTGGCCGTCGGCCTGCTGGAG GGTGCCTTCCCCAACACGGGGGCGCGCGTGATGCTGTTCACCGGGGGGCCCCCCACCCAGGGGCCCGGCATGGTGGTGGGCGACGAGCTCAAGACCCCCATCCGGTCCTGGCACGACATCCAGAAGGACAACGCGCGCCACCTCAAGAAGAGCTCCAAG TATTACGACACCCTGGCCAATCGCACGGCCGTCAACGGCCACAGCATCGACATCTACGCCTGCGCCCTGGACCAGACCGGCCTGCTGGAGATGAAGTGTTTATCCAACCTGACGGG GGGCCACATCGTGATGGGGGACTCCTTCAACACCTCCCTCTTCAAGCAGACCTTCCAGAGGGTCTTCAGCAAGGACTACAGCGGGGAGTTCCGTATGGCCTTCGGGGGGACCATGGAGGTCAAg acgtcACGGGAGCTGAAGGTCTGCGGGGCCATCGGGCCCTGCGTCTCCCTGGGCGCTAAGGGACCCAGCGTCTCTGAGAAC GAGATGGGCGTGGGCGGGACCAGCCAGTGGAAGGTGTGCAGCCTGAACCCCTCCACCACGCTCGCCATGTTCTTCGAGGTGGTGAGTCAg cacaaCGCCCCCGTCCCCCAGGGCGGCCGCGGGGCCATCCAGTTCGTCACCCAGTACCAACACTCCAGCACCCAGCGGCGGATCCGCGTGACGACCGTCGCTAGGAA ctgggCCGACGCCCAGTCGCAGATCCAGCACATCGAGTCGTCCTTCGACCAGGAGGCCTCGGCCGTGATCATGGCCCGCCTGGGCGTGTTCAGGGCGGAGTCGGAGGAGGGGCCTGACGTCCTCCGCTGGCTGGACAGGCAGCTCATCCGCCTG TGTCAGAAGTTTGGCCAGTTCAACAAAGACGACCCCACCTCCTTCAAGCTGTCGGAGTCCCTGTCCCTGTACCCGCAG TTCATGTTCCACCTGCGGCGGTCCCCGTTCCTCCAAGTGTTCAACAACAGCCCGGACGAGTCGTCGTACTACCGCCACCACTTTGTGCGCCAGGACCTGACCCAGTCCCTCATCATGGTGCAGCCCATGCTGTACTCGTACTCCTTCCACGGGCCGCCAGAG CCGGTGCTGCtagacagcagcagcatcctgcCGGACCGCATCCTCCTCATGGACACCTTCTTCCAGCTGGTCATCTACCACGGAGAG ACCATCGCCCAGTGGCGTAAGGCGGGCTACCAGGAGATGGCCGAGTACGAGAACTTCAAGCAGCTGCTGCAGGCGCCCCTGGACGACGCGCAGGAGATCCTGCAGACGCGCTTCCCGATGCCGCGCTACGTGGACACGGAGCACGGCGGGTCCCAGGCTCGCTTCCTGCTGTCCAAGGTCAACCCCTCGCAgacccacaacaacagcaacggCTGGACGCAG GAGCCGGGGGCGCCCATCCTCACCGACGACGTCAGCCTGCAGGTCTTCATGGACCACCTCAAGAAGCTGGCCGTCTCCAGCTCCACTTAG